The Chlorocebus sabaeus isolate Y175 chromosome 1, mChlSab1.0.hap1, whole genome shotgun sequence genome includes a region encoding these proteins:
- the LOC103234127 gene encoding mammaglobin-B, whose product MKLLMILMLATLALHCYADSGCKLLEDVVEKTINSDISIPEYKELLQEFTDSEAAAEAMGKFKQCFLSQSHRTLKNFGLMMHTMYDSIWCN is encoded by the exons ATGAAGCTGCTAATGATCCTCATGCTGGCGACTCTCGCTCTGCACTGCTATGCAG attctggCTGCAAACTCCTGGAGGATGTGGTTGAAAAGACCATCAATTCCGACATATCTATACCTGAGTACAAAGAGCTTCTTCAAGAATTCACAGACAGCGAGGCTGCCGCAGAGGCTATGGGGAAGTTCAAGCAGTGCTTCCTCAGCCAGTCACACAGAACTCTGAAAAACTTCGGACTGATGATG caTACAATGTACGACAGTATTTGGTGTAATTAA
- the LOC103234130 gene encoding secretoglobin family 1D member 1, with amino-acid sequence MRLLVCLVLLTLALCCYRANAVVCQAVGSEIAGFLLAGKPVFKFQLAKFKAPLEAVAAKMEVKKCVDLMAYEKRVLITKTLGKIAEKCDR; translated from the exons ATGAGGCTGTTGGTGTGTCTCGTGCTGCTCACGCTGGCCCTTTGCTGCTACCGGG CAAATGCAGTGGTCTGCCAAGCTGTTGGTTCTGAAATCGCAGGCTTCTTATTAGCTGGAAAACCTGTGTTCAAATTCCAACTTGCCAAATTTAAGGCACCTCTGGAAGCTGTTGCAGCCAAGATGGAAGTGAAGAAATGCGTGGATCTGATGGCCTATGAGAAGAGAGTGCTAATTACAAAAACACTG gGAAAAATAGCAGAGAAATGTGATCGCTGA